The nucleotide sequence caatatttatttaaaagggCCAAGAATCAGAGTCCgccatgtattttatttttagatgactttgaacaattgtttgaatatgaGGAGAGTGAAAATGATCGTATTCCAAGAATTCGGACAGAACTTCTATATCAAATTGATAACTGTCCAGAGAAAGTTCATTTAGTGGCAGGAACACACAAACCTTGGATGATTCAGTCAACGTTTCTAAAACTTTTAAGGTGATATATGCcagattatattattttttgtttcctTCCCTTACcttctaaaaaatatttattcattttcaaaaattcttgTGAATTAAAAGTTTGCAGTTGCTGATCCAGCATGGGACTTAAAAGGGGTACACACCCTTTTTTTGTCAccatttttttatcatatatttttttacaatttatgtgATTTTTAGAACAAAATTGTCTAAAATATTGATGTAAATGTTTTACAGAATTGGATCCCCTTTAAAAATCTGAAGATCTGCCCCTAGTTTGAACAATTCATTATAACTTCTAAAATGGTACACATATCTTGTTAAATGCCCTTGAGATTTTTGTATGACCTCAAGAGAGGCAAACAGATTTCCACTGAATAAGGCCTGTTAGGACACATATAAGACAAAGCATTTTTACTTAaccatattgaaaaaaatatgacaaagttTTGTAATGAATTTTTCTTGAGGTTTGATTGTAAATCTGACAATGTTTTCATAATGGTAGACATATACCGTACTCATTTATTGTTTTAGATTAGACATATTATTAAAATTAGACATGTTGCATGAATCTTATTTTATCCTGTCTCTTAGGTTATCTTTAAAATCTCAAAAGAACCTCAAACTAATCATAAAGTTATGAACAAAACAAGACAAACTAGAAAATTCCACCATTTAAAGCTGCAATATTTTGACTCTTACAATGAACTGAAATTTACATACAGACTTGCATATCTAATATACatggattttaaaaaaaattagaactcATACACTTAAGAGAAAGTGGCAATTACAggcaaaaaaaatacaaaaagacaaGCAAGTCCACAAAACCTTattcaacaaaatattaatttatcaaTGATTGTTATGAGTATGTTTGAAGAACTGGTCCAATTAAATCTAATGGAATGATGTCTAAAAGGCAAAACAAACTTATTATGAACATTATCTTCTAAAAATTACCCATGAACAAAAAatccaataatttctgaatttacagttctCATAATTGTTTCAATTTGGAATTCCTGTTTCAGTGTTTTTTTCTGAACTTAATTTCACATGTATACAAaggttaaaaaatttaaattattatttaggTTAAATAAAAGAGTGCTTGTGCCATTGCCTGATCATGAAGCAAGAAgacagatttttatgaaaaacatGAAACCTATTAAAAATGATGTAAAGGACTACATGATATTTGCTGATAAAACAGAGGggtaagattttttatatttgtgtctttacgcgcgtctggcgtatatacaaagtttaaccctggtatctatgatgagtttattttcaaataactGACCACAAAAATCAtagcaatttttaatttcaattttttaggtcaagtgtttgttttgtttaaatggtAGATTTCGTTGATGTATATTTAGTCTAAAATATTAGATCTTTTTAGAAAGATGAAGTTTGGGCAAACTAAAAAGGGCTTCTATCTCATTGCATGCGTTTATCAATAGATGCATGGTAACTGGACCTTGCGTTGTATCTCTTTTTTACCtgattttgtatatctaatttttttttttaataaacattgtTGGTGGTTGATATAGTTTGTTGTTTTGTCAAGGATTTTTAgaaatttctttaataattttaatgtataatttataatttccagATATACAGGAGCAGATATATCTACTATAGTAAGAGATGCTTCAATGGCACCTTTACgcaaaattcaaaatgcttcACACTTCAAAAAGGTAGGAAATATTGaggaatatatataataaaatttctCAAGCATaaaaaaagtttacaaatttCTACAATCTTCTACGTTCAGCCTTTGAAGGggaacaaaagataccagagggacagtcaaactcacaaatcgaaaaataaactgacaacgccatgtctaaaaatgaaaaagacaaacagacaaataatagtacacatgacacaacatagaaaactaaagaacaagcaacacgaaccccaccaaaaactaggggtgatctcaggtcctccagaagggtaagcagatcctgctccacatgtggcacccgtcatgttgctcatgttataacaaatccagtaaatagtcttaattcagTAGGTCACGTTCATGacagggaaggggattgtagttacgacgtaaggaacatgaacagtatcatttgtgaaatggttattccataacggtgaaCCAAGTgatgatggcatccgtaaaatttacaaagggatgatttcattttcatcatttggaactcttggtttgatagcttcatTGTGAGAAGCAACACGAAGCAACCcactatcaagaaaatcatgacgggaaatacaagcacgggaatatcgtatcagttgggagatatatacccaaGATAGGTACCCACATGACATTTATTAACTAAGATGATATCAAATCTTATAACACCAATAGTTTTGTGTAACCAATGATTTTCCAACTGAATTAATGCTGAAAGAATTTTAgcagagaaataaaaataaagttgaagagGCAAGCAATATGAATTTAATTTGACCATAAAATAAGTGTTATTGTTTCAAAATGGCATTAACTtgatgtttgtttatgtttttttgtttatataggtACAAGGACCAAGTTTGACTGATCCTGAAGTTATAGTGGATGACCTTTTAACACCTTGTGCTTCACAAGACTCAATGGCTATAGAAATGTCCTGGTTAGATGTATCAGAAGATAAGCTGTCAGAACCTACAGTAACTACTGTAAGTCTATCATAGTACATGTACTTACAATATCTGTAATGTTATATTCTCAGCTGATTGAACGTtttgcaatgattttttttacccttGCTTTAAATAAGTGGGGTTTACTGTTTAACCATTGTCTGTCTGTCAGTTCATCCATTCGTCAGTCAATCAGTCAGTccatcccatgaatatttttttcgtacaaggatttctgaaatttggtttcagagcTTATATGAGTCAGCTATACAATGTGAtgagttttcagattcatcactcaaacAACCTGTTTACTGTCAAGTATTTAAGCCAGGGTATCATCAGTGGGCAATAGTTGACAGTTTCACTTCTTATTTAACAGTAATTTCAGAAATAATGGCATTCATTTATTGTTGGaattttttataatcttttatgAATGCACAAAAATAAGAATTGATTATTGGATTTTCGTCCTTATGGTATATGTATCATCTGAAATGCAAGTTCTTGTTATTGCAGTACTCACCATGTCACATTATAAACATTCATTAAAAcctggcaatatttttttatgccccacctacaatagtagagtggcattatgttttctggtctgtggctccgttcgtccgtccgtctgtggttccgttcgtccgtccaggttaaagtttttggtcaaggtagtttttgatgaagctgaagtccaatcaacttgaaacttagtacacttgttgcttatgagatgatctttctaatttttaagccaaattagacttttgaccccaatttcacagtccactaaacatagaaaatgaaagtgggagtttcaggttaaagtttttggtcaaggtagtttttgatgaagctgaagtccaatcaacttgaaacttagtacacttgttgcttatgatatgatcttcctaattttaatgctaaattagataattacccaatttcacggtccatggaacatggaaaaggatagtgcgagtggggcatccatgtactttggacacattcttgttatttacaGTATTGAGTTCTATTTTATTACCTAAAGGGATATTGACTGAAGATGATGGATCAAATATTTTATGTCTGGTTGCATCCTTGCTTtaatatatgttcaaatgataagaggaatttttgttaaaaattttgttcaaatcatATGAAAATCCTAACATATCAACCAAATAGATTTCAATTAATTAGACACTTAATTGTACCTTATCTGAAGTATATGAAATAACACTTCTTACAATTCTGAAAGATTGATAAGAGTAACATATAATAACACCTTTATTCTTTTTTCCTTTTCAGGACGAtgttttgaaatctttaaatGGAACTAAACCATCAATAGATGAAGAGTATCTGAAGAAATTGAATGACTTTGTACAGACATGGGAGtgaattgtcttttaaaataataGGTCATAATTAATAAGTTATAAATTTATGCATTTATgattattgaaattgttttgCTCTAGAATGAATGTTTCAATGTATTCAAGCCTATATCTGCAACAGTTTTATGTTGTACATCTACCATCACTTACTTTTACAGTCAAacttaaaatataatttacatgCATGTTCATAAAATACCCTTTTTATTGTAAAGCAAAGCTTGAAAAActgttcaaattttatttttgttactgATAACATTGATAATTTGATGCAATAATTTTAAATGGTATAATCTGACAgaatattacattaaaaaaaataaaataactaattgTTTGTTATGTGGGGGAAATTATACTATCATACAAAATAACCTATCtccctattttattttttttttcaattctgttACTTTTAATCTAGTCTGACTTAAAGCCTGAAAAATTCAGTGGTCACTTCTTATGACTGTTCCCTTCTCTACAAAAAAATCCTTATTTAATGGATACCTTCAATAGAGGCATTGGAACAGAACAGAAAATTAATctaaatgtaaattatttattaaataataaaacataatatattacaATTACAAACTTGATTACTTAATTGACTATTTCAttcacaccccccccccccccccaccacacacacacacacacacacacacttatgTATTGAAGAAATTCTTACATAGACTTTTATGAGCAGGACTACTCAATTATAGTTAATTTCTgttaaatttgttataaatagatttgtgaatataaaatactttaccattttatattattttgccactgtgataagtcttatgtataaaatttgatttttcctTTAGATTTCACAATGTTCTTGGGCAGATTTCAGGGCAGAGGGGCACGTAATTTTGATGATGGATTATTTAGTGCTGTATCTTGACTGAAAAGGGACAACTTGATTatgtttacaaataaacaaaaatggatGATTGCATAAAATAATTACTGTTTTTGCTGAATGTAAAGTGTTGAAAAAAAGGTTTTCCAATAGTTCCAAGGGGAACAGAGAGGAGTTGCACTCCTGTATTTTGGGCTACCTAGAACACTGTAATGTATATTGTTTAGTTTTAAATCAAATCAACATATTGTCTTTTATCTATAAAGTATGTATGACATGCTTGTCAGTCAACCttgtaatttatttttctattatattgTTATTTATAAACCTTACATTTTTATAGCTTTGCTATCATTcatataataaattatatatcaaacACTGTTACAGTGAAAGGCTTCTTTGTCAATTACAACATTCAATTGTGTTTCATATAATGTCTCAAGAAGTAAACTTTTCACTTTAATCACAACAGTCTGGGAAAAAGGACCATAGCTATGACCAATGCATAAAGATTGACAAAACACCAACATgtatattatgaataaaacataattagaATTCAAACAAACTCTTATATCATTCCACATTCTTCAGGCAATCATCAAATAGTGTGAATTTACTGTTTGGTAGATCTGCAAGAATATCAATTCAACCAAATGAAGATGTTAAAACTAATGAAACAAAACAACGCCATATATATTCATTATAGGGTGACAAAGTCTCTTTTGAATTCTTCTACTTTCCTCAGATCATCGTCAGTTACTGTCGGTTTATAGTTGGCTATAGATTCAAGCATATCCCCCTGAAACCAAATCATCATGTATGTCAGAATTTAAAGATGAAAAGGCAATTGATAACCACAGATAAAAAGATCGTCTTGTgatgcactttttttttaaattttgattatatGCCAACTGGTTAATAACTAATTTTCGTCTGCAAAACCAAcatttcacaaaattttacagTAGACATTGGCtagaataaataaaatgtgtgtaTGCTTTCATATTTTCATGACAATTCTGCAGACACAAATAATTATTTAGGTAAATGGAAAATTGCTGTATTGCACTCGAAAACTACGAAGATAATTCGCTTTGTAATAAAAATGAGTTTATATCAGTACATTTTAAAACACATACAATGAAAGAAGACAagtacatttttcaaaatatgttcAGCTAGATGACTTGTTGATATAGCACCCTTGAAATAAACTCACCATGGATACGTTGGTCTCAAGCAATTTATTTTTAGGCAAATCTTCCCAGGACATCTCAATAGCTCCTTGCGCTTCTGAGGAACATGGGATCAAAAGGTCATTCACTGTATCGCTTTCCAATGGGTCTTTATTACACGCCTCTTCAACCTATAAATGTATAGTAAACAGTTTATGTATCTTCATTTAATTGTACTGAATTCATTCAAATTTACGATAATCAATGGGAGAATTCTTTAGGAATTAGTGACAAAAGATACAAAGGGGACAATCAAACCGATAAACCGGTAaaaaaccgacaacgccatggcaaaaaagaaaaagacgagAAGGATTGAAAGAAAACGCAACTTAGAAAAAGACTGGGCAACATGAACCCCTAAAAAAATCAGGGTTATTTTAAGTGCTCTGGTCAACTTTTGTGCTAACAGGAGATTTGTTTTATTAAGAGCAATGGCTATTTTGCCTGCTCCATGTTACACATTTAGAATTTGATACAAAATCAAAGTGTTCATATTGCAATTTATATTCTAAATAAAAAGTACGAAAACATATTATGAGCAGTAAATTATAGAAAAGGATTAAATTCGTGTCAGCACATAAGTGTCAATTTTGGGGAATATAGTGGTGTTACTTATTACTGTAAAAACTCAAAACTACAACATGCATGTCTTATAATTGTGTGTGCCAAACGCCCGTTCCGTTAACATTAACGAGACTTGACACAGGTGACCGAACCCGCAACAAAATTAAAGAGAAATGAACAATATGGATCCAGAAAGTTGTGCTAGGCACGTGAATTTCACGCGCGAGATTCACATAAATTAAAATTCACATGGTTTTTGCCTGTGTAAGAGCCTTTCTCTTCTACATAACGCTAAAATATCTTacaccaaaatatttgaaaatataaaatcaacGAAGATATTACGAAAAATTGAAAAACCAATATTTGGGAAATTGTGTTAATTCCTAAGTCTATCTTTGACTTGAGATAGAAAAATATCGGTGTTACGATTTATTTAAACATTCATTTGCAGAACATAACATAATAGCGGAATTCTTATCAATAAAATCTGGACATCTGCTGGTGATACATTAGGGACGTACACCAGCGATGCCTTCCTGATAAGTCTTCCTGATTCAATTATACCGACAAAGTTTTTGCTCACAAGGTAAGGTCAAATTACGAAATACCACACTCCGAGAAAAATTCCGTCCTCAAGGAAATGGCGACAACAAAACCTTAAACAGCTCAAACGAATGGCTTGACTTGGCACAGGAACTGCGCCAACTATTACATAATATTTACCTTTCTGAATTTTGTTGCAGTCTGTACTTTTCTAACAGGTTTCAGCATAGCCTCTTTCACAACGACTGATATGTCGAATCCAGAAAAGCTgcatattataaataataaatcgATAAGTCATTACATTATATTAATCATTACTCAATAAACATTCTGTAACGTTCGACTGCATTtagttaattttatatatatatgatttaggaTTTTTGGGGTTTCTTAAACAGAAATACTATCTGTTGGTCATATGATCTTCCAATTTATAAGGGCTTTGCGTTTCTAGtctgaacaaaaatacaattatcagCAGTACATTTTGCgcttatttgaaaattttgataacatattaattttcattcaaatcaTGATTTCTAGAATCAGCACCTCGATTTGATATAATGTGTGTGTGCTTCGACACTTTTGATTTATTAGTGTTTCCATTTAAAATTTCCTTCATACTCTTTTGGCGGATTACCCAAAACTCAACGCTGTAGCATTCCTCACAATGAAGatgtttgacctttttaacatttctttttgtTTACTACATGCATTAAAAAGAATGTACAGTCTGGCAGCCCAAATATCctctgtttataaaaaaaaaaatgatgcctcAGAGTTGTGTTTCAATCTAAACCTACCCATTTGTGATTTTTCCTAATTCTGTAAAGTTTTCCTCTGTAAGAGAGTGAACAGCTTTGcctaattgtattttaaatatttcagatcTGACCTCGGCTTCTGGTAACGGGACGCATATTCTCTTCTCAAATCtaaaaataattattctaattcaattttaacatattttttcaaatccGCGTTACCGAGTTTTGATTTTAAAACTGTATAAGACTACAATTTTCAAGCAAATCTGCGGAGACGAAACGTAATTTTTTTAGAGTGACAGTAAAGGTTAAGGCACAATATGGAATTATTATCATGTAGTATAACAAGAAGAAAATTGTGAgatttagctagctgtaaaaccaggtttaattcaacattttctgcattagaaaatgcctgtaccaatcaggaatatgactgttgttttccattcgttttcatgtgtttgagcttttgattttgccatgaatatcaataatgtggtaatttttataaatttcctgtttacaaaacatagaattattgaaaaactaaggattttcttatcccaggtatagattaccttagtcgtattcagcacactttttggaattttggatcctcaatgctcgtcaagtttgtacttgtttggctttaaaaatattttgatataagcgtaaCTGATGAGTTTTGTATAGTtggaacgcgcgtctggtgtactaaattataatcctggtacctttgataactatataaatacCTTTTCCGAATAGACGCGTCTATCATCCAGGGTGTACTTGTAGCTCCTAATACCTGCACGTTTCTATTTTCACCACCCATCTGGACTAGGAATTCCGTTTTTATTCTCCTTGATGATTCATATTCACTACAATTCCCACATAAAGCATCTACTTCATCGATAAAGATCATACTATTTTTGTGTTCTCTTGCTGCAGTAAATAATGTTTGAAGTAAACTGAAATTTACAAAATTCATAAAACGTCTTACATTTACCTAAACAAATCATAAATTCATACAGTTATTGCAGTGCAAGTGTAATTCAACAGTCAAATCGTTCACCTtctattattatttcaaaaaccaaagtatattcctatattattttttttcattctgcAGATTTGAAAATAGAATATCTGTcaagacaaaaacaataaatgcgAATAATCACATTTTTCAGTTCCCATCTTCGAATGTTATTAATCCCTGGAAATTAATTAATGTGTCAGCATTAGTGTTTGAGTAAGTAATCATTTTCAAGGCCAAATTATATTTACCACGCTTGTATGgggtattttttgtgtttttatagcTTTGTTCTGTTTTATCTATATCATTGGTCATGTTTATTTATTCCTTTTCTGTTAAAAATCTTGATATTCTCTTTTGTTTTTcctagtatataaaaaaaatccttcgtGCGTTTCATGTGAAGTTTTTTTAGTAATAGTCCagtcttttcttttttgttaacaaaaacaattttgcTTTATTTGAAAGAATATCCGCTTCGGCACTTACTTTTCACCGTCTGACCATTTAGATGATATCTTGCGTGACGATACATAAAAGAAGGATGTATCGGCAGCCTCATTGGCTAATGCTTTAATGAGATCGGATTTTCCAGTACCTGGTGGCTGAAATAAATTGATAAgatataatgtttaaaaaaaaaagtgtttatctGAAAGAACATGGTTAAACTGGGGAAATTTTAGTATCAACGGAAGGTAATTCTGTGGTTTATTTAATCTATTTCATTCACAAaggtatataaaggcaacagtagtatacagctgttcaaaagtCGTCAATCGATTGAGAGATCAAAAAAATGTTACAACTCATCATCTTAaggaggaaaacaacggaacaacagaaaccaTGAAACATGAGATATCTAATCTGTTAA is from Mytilus galloprovincialis chromosome 6, xbMytGall1.hap1.1, whole genome shotgun sequence and encodes:
- the LOC143080557 gene encoding vacuolar protein sorting-associated protein 4B-like, with amino-acid sequence MFGNKGVVLMERPNVSWDNVAGLDSVKQTLREAVILPLKYPNLFTGRTRRPWAGILLYGPPGTGKSDLIKALANEAADTSFFYVSSRKISSKWSDGENLLQTLFTAAREHKNSMIFIDEVDALCGNCSEYESSRRIKTEFLVQMGGENRNVQVLGATSTPWMIDASIRKRFEKRICVPLPEAEVRSEIFKIQLGKAVHSLTEENFTELGKITNGFSGFDISVVVKEAMLKPVRKVQTATKFRKVEEACNKDPLESDTVNDLLIPCSSEAQGAIEMSWEDLPKNKLLETNVSMGDMLESIANYKPTVTDDDLRKVEEFKRDFVTL
- the LOC143080556 gene encoding vacuolar protein sorting-associated protein 4-like isoform X2; protein product: MDGDRKDSDDQNKNEELKNSNEGQSNIDKAIQAREENRTAEALDLYKKEIEHLIQEIKDESMVEEVKNKLKRQCSIYLSEAEILQKELNDENGGGENDENGEETACKESEDHQVERLVNDMSESETPDITLEDVCGCQDVKDKLTESIILPIKFPHLFQGKRRPMWKGILLYGAPGSGKTMIIKALAGENPDVSFLRIVCSDLVSKFLEHQEKMVQYLFKRAKNQSPPCILFLDDFEQLFEYEESENDRIPRIRTELLYQIDNCPEKVHLVAGTHKPWMIQSTFLKLLRLNKRVLVPLPDHEARRQIFMKNMKPIKNDVKDYMIFADKTEGYTGADISTIVRDASMAPLRKIQNASHFKKVQGPSLTDPEVIVDDLLTPCASQDSMAIEMSWLDVSEDKLSEPTVTTDDVLKSLNGTKPSIDEEYLKKLNDFVQTWE
- the LOC143080556 gene encoding vacuolar protein sorting-associated protein 4-like isoform X1 is translated as MDGDRKDSDDQNKNEELKNSNEQGQSNIDKAIQAREENRTAEALDLYKKEIEHLIQEIKDESMVEEVKNKLKRQCSIYLSEAEILQKELNDENGGGENDENGEETACKESEDHQVERLVNDMSESETPDITLEDVCGCQDVKDKLTESIILPIKFPHLFQGKRRPMWKGILLYGAPGSGKTMIIKALAGENPDVSFLRIVCSDLVSKFLEHQEKMVQYLFKRAKNQSPPCILFLDDFEQLFEYEESENDRIPRIRTELLYQIDNCPEKVHLVAGTHKPWMIQSTFLKLLRLNKRVLVPLPDHEARRQIFMKNMKPIKNDVKDYMIFADKTEGYTGADISTIVRDASMAPLRKIQNASHFKKVQGPSLTDPEVIVDDLLTPCASQDSMAIEMSWLDVSEDKLSEPTVTTDDVLKSLNGTKPSIDEEYLKKLNDFVQTWE